In Podospora pseudopauciseta strain CBS 411.78 chromosome 2 map unlocalized CBS411.78m_2, whole genome shotgun sequence, the genomic stretch TGTTCTGGTGCTTTCGAAAGTCTCTCGAGATTGATTATCTGTGCGGAAAAACGGTGGGGCAGCTaagggagcttgggccacaTCGCATCATGGCGTGTGTGTGCACGAACCCCACTATACTCAAGTCTTGGAAGGTGCTTccgaggtgaggtgagaaAGCTCACCTTGGGAGCGTTACATTTTGAATGTAATTTTTTTTCTGATCTTTGTCGAGGTTTTAACGTTGCTATCGACATATCGTGGTGGTGCTCACTTTGCTCACCGTGTTCTTAGAGTTAGAGCTTGATAGTTGGTGTATTGAGTACGATACCTGGTCATCCCCAGCCTCCTTACCCTTCTTGGATCTAGAGTGAACAAcgcatacatacatacatacatacatccATCTATCGCTCTTGGTACAAAGTACGTAAGCTCCCTCGATTCTTTGTCGATGGGTTCGGGTTCGGGTCCGGAATAAACCCACCGAACAACAACACGACGTAGGCACATACGACAGAGAGAGCCGGTATTTGCGGGTGATAGTCCCGAAGAGTACCGGCAAACAACGTCGTAGAGAGCCAGACTTCAAAGCTGTTTGGAAATCGCCCTGTTTGTGTTCTGCATATTCGAGGGTCCGTGAACGGAGCATTCAGACATGGGTTGGCAAATCCCATTTGGATGGACCTGTTTGGGAGATTCGGATGGAAGCTCACAGCACAATAGTCACATGTAAATTGTTTGTTTTAACTTCTTCATTTTGCTTCCTTGCTACTACTATCTTGGGGTATTCTTGAGCTATGCAACTACTTAGCAGGTAAAAGGGTAAGGTGGGATGATGTGTGGTAAAAGGCAAGGCAGGCCCCCAGAATTGgcagaggggagagggagaaagaaaaaagcatCACTACCTCCGTCGCCATCGCCGTCTTTTAAGATCATCGTGATTCCATGTCCGTCGTGTCATTCATCTGCAGTTGCCCCAATGTGCCtcgctcttcttccccttccatctctctctctttcttcgTAGCGAAACCAGTCGcctgcccttcttcttccccaatTTTTGTGTCATTTCCCCCTTCCATTTTTACCAAAGAAATGATTTGATCCTGTAGGCCCTGAAAAATGCAGGTATTACACCAcctatccctcccccaaactgTGGCCTAGAATCCAATGCCTTCCAGATCATCCTTTCATCATCAATGCCTCGGGTTGAATAGACATACGCTCCCTCCTTGATGACTCCGAAAATAAAGCAACTGCAGCGGCTTGCCCGAAAAAAGAGATCTTCTCAAGATTTGATTTGGCGATAAAAAAAGAGAATGAACCCgcacctctccccccctctccccctttgtCGAAAGAAACGAAATGGATATTTACGCCCCAATGATGCCCTCTTTTGATTTAATGCGCCATTCGCCGTGTCGGTGAAATGGGTAATGGTTGAATTCGATTGCTGCGGGAAATGGTTGTCGAAAATTGAGCAACAAGATGCCGAGGAATTCGGAAAGAAGAGATAAAGACAACGAATCGCAAGCTGCCAAAATTAAAATCCAGATGCATATTAGTTTTCGTAAAAAAGCTTTGCGAAAAAAATGGCCAGCGTGCATATCGAGCCCAAAATTTCGCGCAAACCCGGCTGCCAGGAACACGGGGGTGTTGTGTATTCAAGACGTCGGTTGCCAGAAGGGAAAATATGACTGAGTGGCGGCGAGGCGAGGGACCGAAGGAAGCCGCTCATAATATGACACACCCCCTGCGACGCTCGCTTTGTGTGCGTCGGTATCGGCTTTCCTTGGACTGGATGGTCGAATCGGCCCTCCTTGATTCGTacttgctgctgccggttGGCGAGAGGGGCTGGGAAGCGGCCTGGCGCTGTCTCCGGAGAATTCTAACCACATCGTAAAAGGCCTTGTCCACGTTGATATAGTTCTTGGCCGACGCCTCGACAAACTCGCATCCCAACTCGCGCGCCAGAGCGTGCCCTTCTTGTGTAGATACCTCGCGTTCCGCAATACGGTCGCTCTTGTTCCCCACAAGCATGATTGGCACGGGTGCCGCCGGGTTAGCCGCCGAGATAGGTGACCCTGGGTATGAAGGCGACGAGGCCGTCGACTCTTTTACTCTTTGGATCTGGTGGTGGAACCTCTTGATGCGCGTGAAGGACGAGCGGGACGAGATGCTGTACACTAGGATAAAGCCCTCGCCGTCTCGGATCCACTGGTCTCGCAGCGCTGTGTACTCTTCCTGCCCCGCCGTGTCCAACACCTCGAGCATGCAGGCTTGGTTGTCAATTACGGCTTGCTTTCGGTACGAGTCCTCAATAGTAGGGTCATACTAGGAAGGGAAGATTATGGGTTAGTCCAAGATGGCACAAGGGAGGGTGAACaagacaaaaacaaaacatacTGTCTCGACGAAGTGTTGCAAGCAAAGTTGAATAGTAAGAGCGGTCTTCCCCACGCCACCGtcccccagcaccaccagttTGTATAGTACCATTTTGCCCGCCATTGTTGCGAATGTAGTATTGGGATGTAGTCGTGGTTAGCAGAGTTCTCGGAGGTGGTGCGAGGCTATCGAACGAGAAGGGGATGCGTGGGTGGAAACGGAGCAAGGctgggtgggtttggtggtgcgATGGATTTTGGCGGAAGAGAAGAGTACCGGCACCGGGCGGAGCTAGTCGCGCAGCTTAGAACTGGGCCGATGGAGAGGGGCGACCGACGGGAGAGACGCAGCACAAAAGGCACGGAAAACAAGGACTCGAGAAGAGGTCGTTGCCACGGTAGGTAGTTGACGGGGATTGGTGCGTGCGTTgcggatgatggtggtgtagTAAGTGCGGGCGTGCGCTGCGTTGCCTGAGAGttcgggtggtggttgtggtgaagGGTAGATGGTAAGTAGGTAGTGAAGTAGGCAGTGGATAGTGAAGCAAGTGTATACGAAGAGGTAGATAGATGCTCCGGCTCGGGACGGCAAAAAAGCGCAGGCGGGGAAAGTCTTTTGCAAAGACAAGAACTCGAGTGTGCAGTTGGGAGAAGAGAGGATAGATACCAGCAGCTACGGGTAACAGGACGGCGGTGGGCTGGCAGTGTTGAGTATGGAGCACCAAGCAATAGAATAgggagggcggcggtggagcaAAAAGTATTGGAGTTCTCTGGTGGACAGATGCGGGCGGAAGTGGGCGGCTTTGCTTTTTTGGAGTCCCCTAACGCTTTAGGGTGGGATGGCTCGATGGGATATCGGGACCAACTCTTTGGCCACCCTGGACACTCGCGGCTGGAGGCTTCAGATCCGCGTGGTAGGGTCCCGGGtctgagagagagagataaaTATTGATCTtgaaaagacaaaaagaTTATTTTTCTACCGAGTTCTTCTGAGGCCGCGGGCAATCGGAGAAGTTTTGATGGAAACCGGTAGGGGGTAGCAGTAATACCCTCAAGAACGGCTTAATAAGAAAATCACAAGCAACCTGGAACCTCTCTCTCCAAATACCTGGAGGTTCCAGATCACCACACTGCCTTGGGCAATACCTGTCAACAAAGACTCGGTGGTCTGACCCCATATCCCATGGGCCCCATGATGGACAACCAGCATATGAGGGACCTGGATATCTCGCCAAACAAGTACATCCGGCGGGTCCGTTGAGCTGAGGCTGGGAAAGGTAAACAAAGGTGAACTGGACCTTTCCTTTCCTATCCGACCTTAACTCAATCCATTCACGGCACACAGTCCTGATGTTGGAGGACCGAGATTCAATGTCAGTGACCTCTCTGAGGTGCAGACGCAGGTGCCTCGGACTGGCACGAGCGCATTCCCGCCTACCACTAGAGTGCCCCACTCTCCACCACTGGCTGCCCGCAAGGCGAGCGGTCCTGTCTTCGCTCGACCGCCTGGGCCAGGCCTGTGTTCCCGATGCAAGACAGATTGCAGAACATGACATCTCGCCAAGAATCATCAGACAGACCTCACCCCGAGAACTCTCGCCCTTGGCTGGCCGGCATTCGCAATTGCTAATCCGGGCCGGCATCAGGGCTAAAGACGTTAGACACATGCCAATACCCCCCCCCGTTACCAGCCGCGGACAAAGTGTGGGTAAAACAGTCGTGAGATTCAAACTTCTTAGGAATACAACAGCCCGGATGCTGGTGCCGACCCGTTGGCGCAACATGCTGCGGCCCTCAACCTTCCCTTCCTGCGGCCAGCACAGCATTGCCGTGGCCTCGAGTCTGCAGGGCACCAGAGCATAGAGCACCTCGGCAGCTTCAACTTGTCAGCCTCTCGCTCGCTATCGAGGTGTGTAAGCTTGCAGATGCAGATGACCAGGCGGTTGCCCGCAGCCCCGACCCATGTAATCCAATGTATTGGATACTTTGACGGCGGGACGATTGCGGGACAACCTCTCTCCTCACTCACTACGTTCCCCAGGTCTCTGGAACAAAACCGGTACTCCAACCAATCCCCAACATGGAATCCGTGCCGCtttgtcttcttttccccctccaaTTGGGTTGCCACCGACATCGGGTTCTCTTGCGAGCAGACAAGTCCAGACGATTAGCCGCGCTCTACGGCTGTGTCGACGAATCTTGCGGCAAGCAAACGGTTTAGATCGATCCGAGGTTGGCGCCCATAGGTTTGTGACTTTTGCAACAAAGAACGGCAAGATCGCCCGGACGACACGGTGGTCACGGCGATCTCACGTCTACCTCTACGGCGGCCTTCATACGGACCGTGACACCCCCATACCTAACAGCAGCCGGTCTCGTCGCTCGGCCCGGGAGAAAGTCCTTTCGCCCAGGGCTGTCCGCGTGTACATGCCTCGGGGCGGCAACATGTCCAGACAGACACGAGATCGTGGCACAAAACAAATAGATTGCCCACTTACAGCGGTAAGCTCCCTCCCCGCTTCCCTAGCTTCGATTCCATGCAGACAGCGGAGCTATGCGGCGTCAAAACTATCTGCATCTACACTGCTGCTTCCCCGTCACACACTCTATCCCACGTGCAGCCTGCTTGTTGAAACGGGGCCATCATCCGCTGTTGTCGGGTGGGCTTTCCCTCAATAAATGTGTGGGCCTTTCTATCAAGTCTAACGCCTCCTGCTGTACGTCTGTACACTCACGATAATCGGTCTACCCTGTTGCAGGACGACCAAGTGTAACACTAAGTGCAGTTGGCGGGAGCCTCTTTGGATACTTTGCTTTGCCCCAGATTCCTGAGCATTGGGCTCTGATTTTTTTGAAACTGAATTCTGCTAACTGTTGTTGAATGAGAGCTGTCAGTATGTTTGCCTTCACGAGTATCATATATGACAtatccctccccaaccaaacAAGGATATATCCCTCCTTGGCAAGCTCACGGGACCAGCTGTTAATGCGGGGACGCATAAATCAAGAGTCCATCGTCTCAGGGGCTGGCCTGTGAGCCTGTGATCCGACATGGGAGCTCCCGACGAGCCGCTTTTAGCACAGTACAACCCCGTCTGTCATATCACATCCCACATCACTTTtactcttcctccccaaccaacctattcgccacctcctccaacccaccctTTCCGTCGTCAAGCCCAACCCAGAGATCCACCCACTCTTTTGCTTTCTCGTATCTCTCCTCGTCGAGACTCCATCTCTCTTCGTCTGGACGCTCGACGTAGACGGTTTTGAAGCCAAGTTTGTGTGCGGCGGCTAGATCTCCTAGGTGAGCTGCCGCCATGGCCACTTCTTTTGGCTCCAGGCCTAGCTTTTGGCATGCTCCGAAGTAGACGCTCGGGTGAGGTTTGTAAGCTTTGAAGTCCTCCGAGGAGCAAATCTCGTCATATCCCAGGTGGCCGTTTCTGTTCAGATCCTCCAAGCATGACTTGTTCCCGTCAGATAACATGGCCGTCCTGAACCTCTTTTTCAGTCTGGCGATCCCGGCAGCGGAATCGGGCCATGGTGTGAGCTCGTGCCAGGTTTGGACTAGGAGCTCgatttgggagggggagaaggtgtcgggggggagggagaattcggtgaggagggcggggagggagtcACGGTGGTGGGAGTCGGTTGTTTTAAAGGggttggaaggggaggggaggtagGAGCCGCAGAACTTGCCGTGGGAGAGGCGCCATTTGAGGGCGAAGAGGGGCCAGTCTACTTCTTTGAAGGTTGGAGGGGCTAGAGCACggagggtggagatgatgtGAGGGCGCCAGTTTACTACTGTGCCGAAGATGTCGAAGGTGAGGGCTTTGACgccggtgagggaggggtcgggCATTGAGATGGTGGGTATTGGGGGTAATAATGGGTGGTGTGTGATGTGAAAAGGTGATGAGACAGTCATGATCTGGTTTAAGATTGAGTATAAGTGAGGGGAAGAATGATTAGGCCAACGGGGGAAAGCCGGGAATGCCCGGAGGTGTAATGGTTGGTTGAGAGACTGGTTCACGTCTTTGAGGGGATTGCATAGCGAACCTGAAGAGTAAAGATCAGCAATAGCAAAAGTCCCGTACAGTATATCGAGATTTATTATTCAGGGAATACTGGAAGTACCAGCATATGGGTTTATAACTTCATCACAGCTCAGCCAAACAATCTTAACACCGAACCTGACAACACATGCTAAGTAGGTACCTACATACGCTACACAACGTAGCCAACAAGAAAATATTCAAAACGAAATACATGCGCTACGCCTTTAGTTTATCTACGTATGGTGTGGCAGGGTAACCCTTCCCGTCACGTTATATGTCCAACAACAGAGGTAACGCCTGAATACCAATCTCTGTAGACGCTACCACATCTCTCAAATCTTCCCACCAGTTTGGGCTCTCCCAATCACAATTTTAATCTGGCCGTTCCGCCATTTTGATCCTCAAAAAGTCAACAAACACTCCGTTTTAGCCGACAGACACAAGACCAGTCCCCTCCTGTTACAGCCCCAAAAGCTCTCGTCAAATCACCAATCTCAAAATGTCCTGGAAGTAGTACATGATATCTGTCTCTAGACTGCATACGTCAAAGACCTGTCTTTTGATTCAACAGAGTTTATTTTCTGACTTGGCTCTTCTCACCTTACAACTTTTGCAATATATACCTTCGTATACCACCTCCACAATAAAGCGGGACGCTGTGAACGTTTCATATCTCTAGTAGAAGAGGATCGACGTACCTACTATCAAATATTGTCGTTCAAACCCGCCGCGTGCGTACCCAGCATGTCCCGTCATGCTTGTCGCAGCGGGCGATAACACAAGGCAAGCACAGGTCCGGTATATACGGGTCTTCTGGCTTCGAGTCCACCTTCCTCACGCACTAAGGGCGGGCCTGGGTTTTCTGTGATCAGCAGTGATGGGACGATGTTGATAGTGGATGAGAACTTCGGACTTGGTGTCCTCTGGTGCTCGCTTGCGAGGCTGCCTGGCTCTTTCCATCGCAACCTTTCTTGGGATTGTTGTTCGGCTTGCGATGTGGTTATAGATGCCCGTCGTTATGGCGGGCTGTGTGGCTGCACGCGCTGCTCTGGTTGAGATGATGAtagggaggtgggaggtaAGCGGATTTAGGGGGACATCGTGGATAATTTGTTGGAATtttctgtgtgtgtgtgtgtgtgtgtgtgtgtgtgtgtgtgtgtgtgtgtgtgtgtgtgtgtgtgtgtgtgtgtgtgtgtgtgtgtgtgtgtgttggagGACGGGGCCTTGACATTGGTTCAACGTGATGTTGTCAGCGAAAGTTTTAGTTCGGGGGGACGGGTTTATGGACTTTGGACAGTCCTTCATTTACTGGAGAGAAGGATACGTCGAATTGAATCTTGTTaaaagaagacgacgagacTTTGGTAGTTCTTGATTAGAATATTTGAGTTGAGGCAAAAGACTGTCGTATGACATTGGATAGATGGATAATACTTGGGTTCTGACTTTACACTTCATTCGTGAAGATGGATTGTATCTCGGTTATCGTGGACAACGACTGGTGCTATCTCAGGGACCCTTGTACTATTCTATCCAACTAGACTCGGTACCTTTCTTCTTGCGCTTTACAAATATCCCTGAATAGCCCCAGCTATAAAGGCACAAACCCAAGACAGCATCACACGCTCTGAAGAAATGTTCAACCACTCATCCATCATCGAGGTCCTACATCGTGCCTACCTTACTTCCACGCATTGGGATCATCTTTAGCAGGTCGTGGGTTTTGAACGTGCGCGGGTGCTGCTTCCCGGCTGTCTTGTACTGTATCAATCGGCAAGAACCTTCGCAATTTTTTCAAaaagggtggagagggagaagaataAGATCTGCCTGTTTTCTCATTTGGCGATGGTGGCTTGGAAAAATTGAAGGGAGGGTTGAGCAGAGGGAGACGATAATATATCTACGCCTGTCAAGAGCGCTGCCATGGATGACGCCATCTACCGAAGCTATTGCTTTGCTACTCTTCCCCTAGGAAAGGAAAGCGTAGGTTCCCTCAAGACTGACAATGGACAGTAACTGTCTTGGCACGAGTCTTGGAGAAATGTATGGTTCCTGATAGACGAAGAGCCTGTCTTTCATGTATCATCCGTCTTGTTGGTGCAACTCTTTGCAGTCCCTCCCAATACAATTGCAAAAACTCCAACCGCACCTGAAAATTGGTGCTCACTGTAAAACTCAAGATTTTGTGACCTAAAAGGCGCTCTCTTGTTTAAGTAGACACGTAGGGAGAAAAATGTCGCCATAATGATGAACCAAGGGTTAATATATGATCTCTACCCAAAGTATAGGCAGAGGTTGAGTCGAGTTATTACACAGGCCGTATATAGGGGGGAGACACCCGATTTAGAGATTCTCAAAAATGGAAAGTCGGCGACGATGAGTTCCCTTGAGATTTCACAGCCTCGTCATGTACCTAAGTTTATCTGTATCCTCGGAGCACGATTCCAAGGTTTTTCTTGTTGTCTCTATGAACAAAGCTTTGATAGCTAACAAGAAGGGATTTTCACAACGGCCTTCCCGAGAAGGCTTGTTTGTGTCACCACTTATGCAAGGTAGGTAGTTTGTCATTTAGAGCTTCGAGGCTGAGGTTGTCGCTATTTAGAATTTGGATCTCGGCAGGTATCTTGCACCACTAAAAAGCTATGCCCAACTGGCCCTCCTATCTCTTTGGGAATCATTTTAGCATCAAAGAGGGAGATACTCCTCCAtacaccaccccaaccaatCCCGCCTTCATCCTTCCAAACGGCGGGCAGAATTGCTGTTTTGACAGCAAGGCCTCAAAGAGCCCATAGAAACCAGGCGCAGGCAGCCTCGCGCTATGTACTACATCTGGAGGGTTTTTGACCGTCCCTTTCGGAGAAATCTTGAGCTTGAAAGAAGGGGATGACAGACTGAAGCGTCCTGCCAGCTCTCAGACGATGAAGCAATTCTGTTGTGAAGTGGGAATACATGAAGCGAGACATTCCTAGATTTTGGGAGCTGAATCAACCGCCAACTTGATGCCCCAAGGAAATCAAAGACACCCAAATAGAGAGCTGTTTTCCCTCATCCATGATTCACCAACATAACTTCTATACATGGCCCACCAGTATTCTGATAGCGAGGCCTTGAGACTATGTCGAGATTACTCTTCAGTGCCTTTCAACCATCTTCAAAGACCTCTCAATAGATATTCAAGACCTGTTCACTCCGAGTAGCAGTCTCCAATTATGCTGTCCACGATGTGAATTCCTTGATGGAAAATA encodes the following:
- the ras2 gene encoding RAS2 protein (EggNog:ENOG503NW4A; COG:S), whose product is MAGKMVLYKLVVLGDGGVGKTALTIQLCLQHFVETYDPTIEDSYRKQAVIDNQACMLEVLDTAGQEEYTALRDQWIRDGEGFILVYSISSRSSFTRIKRFHHQIQRVKESTASSPSYPGSPISAANPAAPVPIMLVGNKSDRIAEREVSTQEGHALARELGCEFVEASAKNYINVDKAFYDVVRILRRQRQAASQPLSPTGSSKYESRRADSTIQSKESRYRRTQSERRRGCVIL
- a CDS encoding uncharacterized protein (COG:S; EggNog:ENOG503P33T), whose protein sequence is MPDPSLTGVKALTFDIFGTVVNWRPHIISTLRALAPPTFKEVDWPLFALKWRLSHGKFCGSYLPSPSNPFKTTDSHHRDSLPALLTEFSLPPDTFSPSQIELLVQTWHELTPWPDSAAGIARLKKRFRTAMLSDGNKSCLEDLNRNGHLGYDEICSSEDFKAYKPHPSVYFGACQKLGLEPKEVAMAAAHLGDLAAAHKLGFKTVYVERPDEERWSLDEERYEKAKEWVDLWVGLDDGKGGLEEVANRLVGEEE